The region CGCTCTGATAGGCTGAGGGCTGTGGCCAGCTCCGATTTCCTCCTGATGGTGATGTACTTGCTGTAGTGAAACTCCTTTTCCAGCTCCAGCCGCTGGTGGTCGGTGTAAACCACCCGGTACTTGTCTTTAGTCCGCGTTTTTCCATCTgtgaagcacaaacacacggacTAAATCAAGCTAATTGCTAACAACATGGCCTCAGCTTGAGTTTCTTAGACACTAATGATTTCTTTTGTCACCCTCATTCACTGGGATGCTGATGCAGTGTTATTGTTACTTCTGgggcttttaaaaacaaatttattGTCCAACAGATATGGTTGAGTAATCTTGTGAACTGACCCAAATAGCAACAGTCAGGTAAAAGCAGATAAGGCTCAAATGAATCTAGAGCACCGACTTGAGATTAACTAAAATGCATCAACATAAGATAATGACCCTAGCCGCTGCTATTGATATATAACAAATAATGATATGTTGACCCTAATAATGGCAACACCTAATGCCGTACCATATCCAAATAAACACGTCAGGTAAAGTCATTGTGTATTTGTAAACACAACAAATAGGCCATGAACACAGGTTTATGACCTGCAGCAAAATAaggacaggaaaaaacaaaacatgcgaTTGTATGTGAAAATTTGTATTATTTGCTCCAATGAAGTCAGGAAACTGTAGCACACAATGAAGAAAACTTTACTATTTACACTAAAACCAGCTCAGGAAACACAATACAATGAGAAGTTGCCAATCGGAGTCTTTTTTATCTTCACCTCAAAACTTTATATTTTAGTTTGTCTTCCAGCCTCTTTCAGTCCCAACatgaaatatatatttaaaaatcacaaCAGCCAGTAAAAAAGCCTTTCAATGGACTTCATGTGTCCTATGCCATAAAGTTCTGTTATAAACTAATGTCAGCGTCTGGACAGGTGTGACTTTCCAACCATGTCCTCTGTATTCAAATGGTGGATTTGCATGAATGgctatcttgtttttttttttcttttatccgTTCCTGCAGGGCCACTGAGCCACAGCGCCCGTCTCTGGGAACATGCATGCCAGAGTCATGGAGAAGGTTTCAACATGGTGATCTAATGGTTATAACACGCTGAAGAATCTGACTGGTTCTCTGATGTGGTGAAATGTCAACATCTGTTGTTTTAACTGCTACAGAGCCAAAGAACCTGACTGATCTCAGTTATGACCAACtagacacacacagcaacaataTGACAGAACTGTCCTCATATTAACATATAGACATACATACATCAGCATAGAACTTGTGCACCAGCCTTCCTCCTAGAGGAACCTAgaatttttcattattttctatATGTTTTCCTCGGACATCAAAGATTTCTGTCAATTTTATGGATCCTCGAGCCCAAAGCTCATCATGTTGCAGTAACATCTTTATCTGAGAGGGACGCCAACAAAATGCTTTTTCACATATGAATCACGGTAAAGGCTGACATTTGCTGAAGTTTtgtaacaaaaaaaatcctatttCCATGTTAGAAGATGAAAAATGTTCAAAGGTAGAAATGATGTCAACTTCAACCTCCAAAGAGACGCTAATCTACACCAGCACCCACCACTTCCCTCATTCCTTCCTCCATGATGCTGTCACATGACTCTTTCACCCATAGCGAAGGTCACCACCAGCGCCACATCCAGTAAATACACACTAAACACACAATAAGAGGTTTAAACAGGCAGGAACTAAAGTCAGCCTTTATTCAAgccaactttatttataaagcaccTGTTACAATGCTGAGAGGGTTTGATTAAAAGGGCATCAGCTCTCGTTAACACGCTCTGATTCAGCATTAGCGCTTAAACACACAAGAGTTAAATAGTGTCTCTAAACACAGCCGCCGTCTGTCCTGGAACATCTGTCCACAGAGCGCAGACCTTCTGCTCCATTTGTCCCAAAGTAAAAATCACACAGTTCGGCTGAGGGACGTTAATGAAGGAGTGTAAATCAAAAAGATCTTCAGCCTGtcggagaggagacagaagaggagatagaggaggacacagaggaggagggggaagaggagacagaagaggagagagaagaggagacagaggaggagagaggagacagaagaggagacagaggagtaGACAGAGGAGtagagggaagaggagacagaggaggagagaggagacagaagacgagacagaggaggagagagatgaggagacagaagaaggaGACAGACGAGGGGacaaggaaggagagagaagaggagacagaagaaggagacagaagcaggacacaggagacagaagaaggACAAGAGGAGATAGAGGAGGACACAGacgagaaggaagaggagacagagcaggagagagaagaggagacagaagaggagacaagaaagcagacagaagaggagacaaaTGCAGGACAGAGCATGAGGAGACAAAAGGAGACAAGCAGGAGATACAAGGAGAAGACaaggaagaaaacaggaaattgaGGCAGGGGACAAAAGGATGTGACAGAAGCAtaagacagaggagacagaagcagaacacagaggaaacagaagaaggagacagaagcaggaggCAGAGGACCAAATCATGATTTTAAGGACATTCATGTTCAGAGGTTCATTGTAGTTTCAATCAGCTAAAGTTCTGGACTTGTGGAATAAACCCACCATCAGAGACTTTTTGGACAAGGACACAAAGACCCTGAAACCAAACTTGGATCACTTTTCCTGTAGTCAGAAAGTTTATTACTCAAAACATCTGAATGGTGGGTGAAATGACCTGGAATCACTGTCCTCACGCGAAGGAGCCCAGAAGAGGCAATAATGTAAGAAGAAGAGATTTATCTCTGTTTGTTGCCAGGAAGTCTGTTTTATGAGCAGGAAATGGTGGTTGTTCCTGAAAGAGTGTGACTTCAACCAATCAAAGTCCAGTTATGGCAACAGAAAAATTGTGTCCTTTAAAATAAGGGCAGGGAACTATTTTCAGTTGCGGATTAATCCAGCTGTTTTAAATTAAACCCTGTTTATTTGGCGAATTGTGTCATTAGTGTTCAATCTAACATCTTATTTGTAATTGAAGAAATataacattttgttttgttgaaacATGAAACAATGATTCTGCTTAGAACAAGTTTcgatttttttctcccctccatcTGAATCTTTTAAAAGTTGTTTCTCAAAATTAGGACAACAGCATAATATTGTTGATTATTTAAATAACCATACATTTAGAGAATATGGGATCTGATGTTCGGTTTCTCCGATTTTAGAcgaaaatactaaaaaaaaggtgttttacGTGATTAGATTAGATAGAACATAATTTCTTCCGTTATTAATCTTTTGTGACtatttctaaatattttaaaacaactAACTTATCTTGTTAGTTATAGATCAGATTTACTCAACTGATGCTTATTATCAATATTCGGGTACTTTTTGAGTACTTTTTCTGTTACTTCTGCAGCGTGtaggactctctctctctgtctcacacacacacacgcacgcacacacacacacacacacacacacacacacacacacacgcacacacacaggcacatacaaacacagacacacacaaacacagacacacacacacacaggtcacactTCACACACTTCAAAGTGGGAACTTTCTTGTAAACTCCGCCCGGAGACAAGCGGCGGACAAAGGCCCCGCTGGGCCGCCCGGAGTCACCTCCAGCGGGGGTTCATTTACATGACAACGGCTTCAAACCGGCTTCACACGTTTGAATCGCGACCAGACGACACAGAACCTGGTGGGAACAACTCGGGCCTGCTTCCAGGCTCACTTCACACCAGACGAATTTAGTTTCAACtaatacaaaacacacaaatctgtcagcagaggcagaaatgaatCAAGTCCAAAAAAATCCAATCCCGTCAAATTTGAAGggattttaaattaattacGAGGCTGATATTTTGAAATCGAACAATGATAAAATAAGTTGTTGATAATTTCAGGGCCTATTTATTGAAAATAAGTCAATTGTATGTAATTAGTGGAACCAGTCGAACGAAACTAAACTGctcaaatgttcattttaaaccttaaatATCTTCCGATCAGATCGATTTTTGATGAGCTAAATGcagtttgtaaaaaaataaggaaaatgcAACAAATCGAAAAAAACGCCTTACgttacagcaaaaaaaaccaaacaaaattTAAATCTCAAATtgcaattattttattaaatttccTTTTACAGAAATTTCCAATATTTAGATTTGAAATCTTTTCGTAATCTATCACCATGCGACAATACAAGTTGCCCCATTTCTGCAATAAATAATTTATATTTAGCCTTTCGTAGAAAACTACTACTTTGACAGAACATCACAAGTGTGTCTTACTGGGGTTGCAGGGGGGTGCGGAGCTGCGTCGTATCCAGTCATAAGCGTTTCTCCTCTGCGGGGATCCGGGTGACAGCTGCCCCGCTGAAGCGTTCAGCAGCGCGGGCGGCTGCCCGGGGAACTCGGGGGGGCTGAAACCCAAAGTGGGCCCCACCGCGCCGGGCATGGTGGATTGGGCGGAAGGGCCCCCAGCAGCGGCGGCTGCGGCCGCGGCCACGTAGTGATGGGGCGACCACTCGTCCCGGGTaggcggcggaggaggcgggTAGGCTGGGTTCCATCCCCCGGAGCCGGGCCCGGCCTGCTGAGCCGGATGCAGCTCGTTGCTGATGCCGTGGTGGTGGTAGCCGGCGAAGTCCGTGTACTGCGGTGGGGGCGGAACCCCGAAGTTCTGCGGACTGAGACTCAGCCCTGGGTGTCGGGTCACAGCGTTTTGGTGTGGATACATGGTGGGGTCCTTGTCCAGCTGTAGGTAACTCACGTACATCTTTGCAGGTGAGGGAGCTCCCTCAGCATAGTGCGGATCCAGCCTGTCTCTCTGACCACTCCACGGCTCACCTCTGCAGGTAAAGggagtctctctctctggtcctctctccctgtccacacctccacctgtactctctctctctctctctcgctccctctctctctctcagggaTGGCTTCATCAGCTGCACGTTAAAAACCGCGACAGTCACATGGTCACTTTTATTGCTCTtaatctctctccctctccctccccc is a window of Takifugu flavidus isolate HTHZ2018 chromosome 14, ASM371156v2, whole genome shotgun sequence DNA encoding:
- the cdx1b gene encoding homeobox protein CDX-1b; the protein is MYVSYLQLDKDPTMYPHQNAVTRHPGLSLSPQNFGVPPPPQYTDFAGYHHHGISNELHPAQQAGPGSGGWNPAYPPPPPPTRDEWSPHHYVAAAAAAAAGGPSAQSTMPGAVGPTLGFSPPEFPGQPPALLNASAGQLSPGSPQRRNAYDWIRRSSAPPCNPNGKTRTKDKYRVVYTDHQRLELEKEFHYSKYITIRRKSELATALSLSERQVKIWFQNRRAKERKINKKKLQQPASSTTTPTPPTSTGASLHGNGGSSVAMVTSSSGSNGLVSPSSLPLNIKEEY